CAGCATCGCGTGGACCTCGATGCCGGACTCCCGCAGCGGCCGCGCGAACGCACGCAGCCCCGGCTTGGCGCCGACCGCATCGAGCAGCACCCGGCAGCGCACGCCGCGCGCGGCAGCACGCTGCAGCGCGGCGACGACCGCAGTGCCGACGCGATCGTCGAACATCAGGTAGTACAGCAGGTGCACTTCCTCGCGCGCGCCGTCGATGTCGGCCAGCAGCGAGGCCAGCGATTGTTCGTAGTCGTCGAGCAGCTCGATGCCGTTGCCGCGTGTCGGCATGAAATCGCCCAACCGCTCGGCCAGGCGCGGAACGTCAGCGCTGGCTTCGCCTTCGCCTCCCGGCGGCAGCCAGCGCCACTGGCGCAGGCCGTCCTGGCGTTCGCGGATGACACGTGACGCCAGCGCCTGGCGCTCGCGCCTTTGCCGCGCCAGCCAGGGATGGCCAAGCACCAGATACAGCGGCAATCCGAGCAGCGGCACGAAGCCGACCAGCAGCAACCAGCTGCGCGCCGCCGCTGGCGGGCTGCGAACCGGAATCCAGGCCAGCGCGGCCAGGCGGATCAGCCAATCCAGGAAGAACAGCCAGTAACCGGCATGCAGGTCGAAGGGCATGGCGGCATTGGATCACGTGTGCGTGATGACGGCATGGACCGGGCGGAGTTCTCCGACGCCCCGACCCCGGTCACCCGGCCGCCGCCGTCGCAGGTCAATGCCCAAGGTCACTTTGAGAAGGTTCTTATGTACTCATCGGCCACGCCAAGTGAGCCTGAACACCCTCACACGTCAGTCAGATCCTATGGAACGAGCAAAGTGGGCGGACCGCGGTCAACTGTTGCGGGTTGGTCCGGCCGAAAATCAGTGGGCGAGGTGCGTCGGCGCATCGCGCCTGGGAAGTGTCGAGTTGTCCAGCCAGGACCTGTCGATCTGGGTGCAGATGCGCGCCGGTTCCTGGGTGGAAGCCAAGGAAGGCCGGTTCTACCTGCACACCGGCGACTGGATCGCGTTCGCGAAGGACTCGATGCCACAGATCCAACCCGATCACGACGGCATCTGCATCGGCCTCACCATCACCGAGGACGCGTTGCGGGCGATGGGCCGCTTCTCCGATTTCGGCCTGTATGTCGGCCGCGGACGCCTCAAGCCGTGCCAGGTCAGGGCGGTGGCGCGCATGTGGTACCGGGCATCACGCAACATGGACCATGACGGCCGCACCGGCCGCATCCAGGCGCCGCTGCGCTCGATGCTGCTGTTCCTCGAGGAGATGCAGGCCGAGTACCGCGCGCGGCTGGGCCTGTGCCCGGGTGCATCACTGGGGCGCAAGCGGCAGGTGTTCGAGCGGATGCAACGCGCCAGCCTGTACCTGGAAGGGCATTGCCATCGCATCGTCCGCATCAGCGAACTGGCCGAGCGTACGCGCTTCTCGACCTGGTACTTCTCCAAGCTGTTCCACAAGCTCTACGGCGAAAGCCCGCTGGCGGCATCGGCTCGGATGCGACTGGACCACGCCGCCAGCCTGCTCGCGTCGACGCTGATGACCATCGGTGAAGTCGGCGCTGCCAGCGGCTTCGACAACAGTTGCAGCTTCGCCCGCAGCTTCCGCGCGCGCTTCGGCATGACCGCATCGGAGTACCGGGCTGCACGACGCGACGCAGACCTGATTCTGCAAAGGCGGCGGGTTTCCAATGCAAAAGAACTGAACGCCAATAGCGACGCTGTCAGATTCCTGCGGAAAAACGCGATCAAGAACTCCGGAATAAGGTTGGTAGGCGCTTAACGCGCCCATAACAAATATTCGGAGATTCACTACATGGAACACCGCAACCTGCGCACCGCGGTGCGCGTCGGCATGCTGCCGGCAGGTATCGCGATCGCACTGGCGCCGGCAATCGCCGGCGCACAGGAATCCAGTGACAAGGGCGCCACGACACTCGACCGCATTGAAGTGACCGGCTCGCGCATCAAGCGCGCCGACATCGAGACATCGCAACCGATCTTCTCGCTGAGCCGTGAGGACATCAGTGCACAGGGGCTGACGTCCATTGGTGATGTGATCCAGAGAATCAGCGCTGGAGGTTCGACCCTCAACTCCAGCTACAACAACGGCGGCAACGGCGAGACCCGCGTCAGCCTGCGCAATCTCGGTTCAAGTCGAACCCTCGTGCTGGTGAACGGAAAGCGCTGGGTCGGCGGCACCGGCCTGGGCGGCGCCGTGGACCTCAATACGATCCCAACCGCGGCAGTGGAGCGGATCGAAGTACTCAAGGATGGCGCATCGACGATCTACGGTTCCGACGCCATTGCGGGTGTCGTCAACGTGATCCTGCGCCAGGACTTCGACGGCGCCGAAGCCAACGCCTACCTCGGCCAGTACGACAAGGGCGACGGCGAGCGCCAGTCCTACGACTTCACCATCGGCTCCTCGGGCGATCGCTGGAACGCGATGCTGGGCGTCGGGTATGTAAAGGAAGAGCCGGTCTTCGCCGGAGATCGCGAGATCTCCGCGGTACCGTTCTTCGGTGCGACACCCGGCACGGGCAACAGTTCGACATCGCCCGCGGGCCGCTTCGGCATCCTTGGGTCCAACAATGGAAACGCCGCGCCGGTGCGTCCGGACGGAACGCCAGGATTTCTCGTGGCAACGGGAACCGGGGCAGGCGACTGGCGACCCTTCGGCACGTCGGACTCGTACAACTTCGCCCCGGACAACTACCTGCGCACGCCGCAGGAGCGCACTTCGCTGTTCGCCAGCGGCTCGCTGGACCTGACCGACAACGTCCGGTTCAAGGTGGCGACGACTTACAACGAGCGCGAATCCAGCCAGCTCCTGGCTGCTGGCCCCCTGGTTCTCGGCCGCAGCAACCCGGGCTCGCTGTCCGAGAACATCGTCATAAGCTCGAACAACATCTACAACCCGTACGGAAGCGATCTGAGCTACATCCAACGGCGCGCGACCGAGACCAACGGCCGTCTCTTCCGCCAGGACGTGGATACGTTCGCCTTCAATGGCAACCTGGAAGGCGAATTCGAGGCAGGCAAGAATCTGTTCTCCTGGGAGGCAGGCTACCTCTACGGCGAGAACAACCAGAAGGACACCGAGACGGGTCTGTTCGATGTGCGCGCGCTGCGCCATGGTCTGGGGCCCTCGTTCCGTGACGGCAATGGCGTGGCGCGGTGTGGCGCGCCGGGGGCAGAAATCGCAGGTTGCGTGCCCCTGAACTTCCTGGGTGCGAATACGCTCACGAAGGAAATGCTGGAATACGCCAGCTTCACCGGCATAAGCAGCTTCGGCTATGAGCTGAAGAACTACTACGCCAACATCGGTGGTGAACTGTTTCCGCTGCAGGGCGGAAAGGCCGCATTCTCCTTCGGTGCCGAGCATCGTAGCGAGTCGGGTTTCGACCAGCCCGATCCGATCACTGCATCAAGCAACAGCACGGGTAACAACCGCACCGCCACTGCGGGCGGCTACAGCGTGGATGAAGCCTACCTGGAACTGAGCCTGCCTTTACTGGCTGATCTCCCCGGCGCCAGGTTGCTGGAGCTCAATGTCGCAACCCGCTATTCCGACTACAGCACGTTTGGTGACACGCTCAACAGCAAGTTCGGCTTCAAGTGGAAGCCCATTGACGACCTGCTCGTTCGCGGCAACTACAGCGAGGGATTCCGTGCGCCCTCGATCCAGGAACTGTACTCCGGCGTCAGTGACACCTTCGAACAGGTGGCAGATCCCTGTGCCGGTGTTGTCGGGGGTACCGCCCAGCGGCCGCCAGCGTCCTGCGCGGGCGTCCCCGCCTACGATCAGGCCAACAGCCAGATCCGAACGACGGTAGGTGGTAATGCCCACCTGGGCCCGGAGACTTCGACCAGCAAGACGCTGGGGTTCGTCTATAGCCCAAGTTTCGTCGAAGGACTCGGCCTGGCCCTGGACTGGTGGAATGTCGAAATCGACGACGCGATCTTCTCCCAGACGGCACAGGAAGTGCTGGACCGTTGCTACCGCGCCAACGACGCATCGGCGTGTGCACTCCAGACGCGTGCCAGCGACGGCCAGATCTCCAACCTGCTCGTAACGTCGTTGAACGTGGGCACGTACGAGGTCGAAGGCTTCGACTTCAACGTTTCCTACCAGTTGCCGGAGACGAAATTCGGCAAGTTCGGGATCGACTGGGACAGCACCTACCTGACCAAGTACTACGTCGACGTAAACGGCGACGGCGAGGTGACGGACGACCCGGTGTCGGGGGAGGGTGGAAATCGTGTCGGCGAGTACAGGAATCGCGACAACCAGTGGCGCATCCGTTCCAACCTCGCCACAAACTGGGCGTACGGCGACTACGGCCTGACGGCGAACTTGCGCTACTACTCCAGCCAGACGGAGAGCTGCGCCTCGCTGCCGGTGTCGTCAACGCAGATTCCGCTGCTCTGCTCGGATCCTGGCCGCATCACCGCTGCCGGTGCCCGCCCGGAGAACAGAATCCCGAGCGTCACGTACACCGACGTCAGTGGTTATGTGAACGTTCCATGGAACGCTCGCATCACGCTGGGCATCAACAACATCTTCGATCGCGATCCGCCGCGTTCGGCGAGCACGTCGGCCAACAGCTACGACCCGCAGTACGAAGTTCCCGGCCAGTTCGTCTACATGCGCTACGCCCAGAAGTTCTGATCCTCCTCGGTGTGTGATGCACCGTTTCGGCCCCGCAAGGGGCCGTCTTTTTATGGCATGCCGGGATATGGATGCGCCAAAGAAAAACCCGCCTTTCGGCGGGTTCTCTTTGAAGCTTGAAGGCGCTGGATCCCCGCCTTCGCGGGGGTGGCCTGCTGACAAATCCACGCGCGTGGCGCGTGGGTCAGAAGGTCACTTGATCTTGCCTTCCTTGTACATCACGTGCTTGCGAACGACGGGGTCGTACTTCTTGACCTCCATCTTGTTCGGGGTGTTCTTCTTGTTCTTGTCGGTCGTATAGAAATGACCGGTGCCGGCAGAAGAGATGAGGCGGATCTTGTCGCGCTTGGAAGCCATGGTTCGATCCTCCTCAGATCTTTTCGCCGCGGGCGCGCAGGTCGGCGAGAATGGCGTCGATGCCATTCTTGTCGATGGTGCGCAGGGCGGCACTGGAAACACGCAGCTTCACCCAACGGTTCTCGGAAGCGACCCAGAAGCGGCGCTCATGGAGGTTGGGAAGGAAACGGCGGCGGGTCTTGTTCATGGCATGCGAGACGTTGTTGCCAGTCGTCGTTCGCTTACCGGTTACTTGGCATACACGGGCCATACGCACCTCGAAAGGTAATGGTGCTTCCCTTGGCCAGGGAGGCGGCGGCCCCTCCGCTGTCACACCGGGGTGTGGGCGGTGCGCGATACGGGTAGGAAATTCTCGCGGCACGAGGCGGGCCGGAATCGCGCTTCCGGGTTCCGCCCGGTCAAGCCCCTAAAGGCCAGCCGGACGCAGCGAGCCGCGCATTATGCCCGGGAAAAGCAGGTCGGGCAAGTAGTTATCCACAAGCTGGGGCCGGGCATCGCCGCCATCCCGGCGAACGCCGGGATCCATGTTGCGCTTGGGCCTCAGCCACAAGGGGCAACGTCCATGGATCCCCGCCTTCGCGGGGATGACGGTGGACGGGAGCGGCGGAAATCAGCCCGCTTTCGCCGTCTTCTCCGCCGATTTGGCGATGAACGCGCGGACCTGCTCTTCCAGCACCGGCAGCGGCACCGAGCCCTGGCTGAGCAGGGCGTCGTGGAAGGCCTTGATGTCGAACCGGCTGCCCAGGGCTTTCTCGGCCTCGGCGCGCAGGCGGACGATGGTGATCTCGCCCAGCTTGTAGCTCAGCGCCTGGCCCGGCCAGGAAATGTAGCGGTCGACCTCGGTGGTGACTTCGTGCTCGCTCAGGGCGGTGCGGTCGCGCAGGTAGGCCAGGGCCTGGTCGCGGGTCCAGCCCTTGTGGTGGATGCCGGTATCGATGACCAGGCGGCAGGCGCGCCACATCTCGTAGGTCAGGCGGCCGAAGTCCTCGTAGGGCGTCTCGTAGATGCCCATCTCCTTGCCGAGCCTCTCGCTGTACAGGCCCCAGCCTTCGCCATAGGCGGAGATGTAGGTCTCACGGCGGAACGCCGGCAAATCGCCCTGTTCCTTGGCCAGCGAGCCCTGCAGGGCGTGGCCCGGGGAGGACTCGTGCAGGGTCAGCGCGGGCAGGTTGTAGAGCGGGCGCGAGGGCAGGTCGTAGGTATTGAGCCAGTACGTCCCGGCACCGCCGCGACCGCTGGTCCAGAACGGGGCGATGTCGGCCGGCACCGGCACGATGGTGAAGCGGCCGCGCGGCAGGGTGCCGATGAACTTGCCGATCTCGCCGTCGACGCGCTTGGAGATCCAGGCGGCGCGATCGAGCAGCGCCTGCGGGGTGGTCGCGTAGAACTGCTTGTCGGTGCGCAGGAAGCGCAGGAACGCCGCGAAAGTGTTTTCCTTGGGCGGGCCCTTGAACCCCACCTGCTTGATGATCGTCTCCATCTCCGCCTGGATGCGTGCGACTTCATCCAGCCCGATCTGGTGGATCTGCTCGGGGTCGAGATCGAGGGTCGTGTACTCGCGGATCTGCTGGCGGTAGTAGGCCTCGCCGTCTGGCATCTGCGACGCGCCCAGGGTGGTGCGCGCCTGCGGGACGTATTCCTCGCGGAAGAAGGTCAGCAGCTTGGCGTAGGCCGGGACCATGCGATCGCGGATCGCCGCCGCGCCGGCGGCACGCAGGCGTGCCTGCTCGTCGGCGGGGATCGTCGCCGGCATGCGCTTGAACGGCTCGTAGAAACTGGACTGCTGCGGATCGGTGACCTCGGCCACCGCCGCGATCGAGACATCGCGGCCGTCCAGCACCGCACGCGGCACGCTGAAGCCGCGCGCCAGGCCGGCGCGCATGTTGTCGATCTGCTGGTCGAAGTAGCGCGGCACGTCGGCCAGGCGGTCGGTGTAGGCGCGGTAATCCTCGGCGGTGCGCATCTGCCGCCGCGTCATGAAGCCCAGGTTCGACCAGAACGAGGAGTCGGAGTTGAACGGCATCTCGTAGCCGTGCAGGCGCACGTCGGCGGCCAGGTTCTCGACCTGGGCCTTGTAGACGGCGAAGTTGATGCGGTTCTGCGGGCTGAGCCTGGCGGTGTCGATCCCGTCCAGGCGCTTGAGCACGTCCTCCCAGACCTTCAGGCGTGCGCCCTGGCTGGCCGCGTCGACCGAAGGCAGCTTGTGCTGGTCGGACGAGCCGTCGTTGTCCTCGTCGGCGGCGCCGGTCTGCTCCTGGCGCCACTTCCATTCCTGGTTGTAGATGGCTTCAAAGCGGGTGTCGGCGGGGCCGGCATGCGCGGCCAGGGAGGCAAGGGCGAGGTGGCCGGACAGCAGGGCCGCGAGGAGTGGTTTCACAGATAAGGACCGGGTGGTGGCACGAAGCCTCGATCTTCGCATTCCCGGAAGGCGCAGCGTTGGCCGGTTTGGCTGGTTCGACGATCCGGGCGCGGCCATGGTCCCCGCCCCACCCCGTAGCCCGGGTAAGCGAAGCGCACCCGGGGTCTGGCGGTCGGGCGCTGTGCGGTGGCGGTGCGGTGGCGGCAACGGGACCCGGGTGCGCTTCGCTTACCCGGGCAGCGTGCTCAGTGGCTGGCGCGGTCGCGGTGCCAGCCGCGGTGCTTGATGTCCAGGTACAGGCTGTAGGCGGCGGTGAAGGCCGGGAACAGATTCTGGATCACTCCGACCGAGTCCTGCTTCTGCGAGAACACGAAGTAGCTCAGCGTCATCACGCTGCCGACCAGGCTCATGTACCAGAACAGCCGCGGGATCACCGGCTTGCCGTGCTTGCGCGAGGCGATGAACTGCACCAGCCAGCGTCCGCCGAACATCAGCGCGCCGGTCAGGCCGATGATCTTCCACGGCGACATGTGCAGACCCGTCCATTCCAGCCAGGAAATGGATTGGTTCATGAAGTCGACGCTCATCGCCCGGACCTCAGCTCAGCTCGCGCACGGCAGTGACCTTGCCACGCTTGATCAGCCATGCAACGCCGCGCAGGTCGCTGATGCCCACAAGGGCGCGGTTGAGGTTGTTGTACTTCGACACGCCGGCCGAGCGCGGGCGATGGTTCACCGGCACGCTCACCGTCTTCCAGCCCGCGCGCTGCATCAAGGCCGGCAGGTAGCGGTGCATGTGGTCGAAGTAGGGCAGGTCGAGGAACGCGGCGCGTTCGAACAGCTTGATGCCGCAGCCGGTATCGGGCGTGTCGTCGCGCAGCATCCGCGAGCGGATCGCGTTGGCCCAGCGCGAGGCCCAGCGCTTGCTGCCGCTGTCCTGGCGGTTGACCCGCCAGCCGGCGAACAGCTTGATGCCTTCGCCGGCATCGCTGCCGTCGCGCTTGTCGAGCAGTTTGGGTATGTCGGCCGGGTCGTTCTGGCCGTCGCCATCCAGCGTGGCGATCCACTCGCCGCGCGCGGCCTTGACGCCGTTGCGCACGGCGGTGCTCTGGCCGCTCTGGGTGACGTGCTGGATGACGCGCAGCTCCGGCACTTCGGCCTTGAGCACCTGCAGTACCTGCAGCGTGTCGTCGCGCGAGTGGTCGTCGATGTAGACGATCTCGAAATCGGTCCTGCCGCGCAGCGCGGCGGTAATCTCGTGCACCAGCGGTGCGACGTTGTCGCGTTCGTTGAACACCGGAACGACGACGGAGAGTTTCGGATTTGCGGTCATATGCGGGCTCAGGCCTTGTCGCCGAAATAGGCGCGGCACCAGTCGACGACCTGCGGCAACCCGGTCTCGATCGGCGTGGCCGGCTCGAAGCCGAACGCAGCGTGCGCACGTGCAGTGTCGGCCATGGTC
Above is a genomic segment from Lysobacter sp. S4-A87 containing:
- a CDS encoding helix-turn-helix transcriptional regulator; translated protein: MSSQDLSIWVQMRAGSWVEAKEGRFYLHTGDWIAFAKDSMPQIQPDHDGICIGLTITEDALRAMGRFSDFGLYVGRGRLKPCQVRAVARMWYRASRNMDHDGRTGRIQAPLRSMLLFLEEMQAEYRARLGLCPGASLGRKRQVFERMQRASLYLEGHCHRIVRISELAERTRFSTWYFSKLFHKLYGESPLAASARMRLDHAASLLASTLMTIGEVGAASGFDNSCSFARSFRARFGMTASEYRAARRDADLILQRRRVSNAKELNANSDAVRFLRKNAIKNSGIRLVGA
- a CDS encoding TonB-dependent receptor, which encodes MEHRNLRTAVRVGMLPAGIAIALAPAIAGAQESSDKGATTLDRIEVTGSRIKRADIETSQPIFSLSREDISAQGLTSIGDVIQRISAGGSTLNSSYNNGGNGETRVSLRNLGSSRTLVLVNGKRWVGGTGLGGAVDLNTIPTAAVERIEVLKDGASTIYGSDAIAGVVNVILRQDFDGAEANAYLGQYDKGDGERQSYDFTIGSSGDRWNAMLGVGYVKEEPVFAGDREISAVPFFGATPGTGNSSTSPAGRFGILGSNNGNAAPVRPDGTPGFLVATGTGAGDWRPFGTSDSYNFAPDNYLRTPQERTSLFASGSLDLTDNVRFKVATTYNERESSQLLAAGPLVLGRSNPGSLSENIVISSNNIYNPYGSDLSYIQRRATETNGRLFRQDVDTFAFNGNLEGEFEAGKNLFSWEAGYLYGENNQKDTETGLFDVRALRHGLGPSFRDGNGVARCGAPGAEIAGCVPLNFLGANTLTKEMLEYASFTGISSFGYELKNYYANIGGELFPLQGGKAAFSFGAEHRSESGFDQPDPITASSNSTGNNRTATAGGYSVDEAYLELSLPLLADLPGARLLELNVATRYSDYSTFGDTLNSKFGFKWKPIDDLLVRGNYSEGFRAPSIQELYSGVSDTFEQVADPCAGVVGGTAQRPPASCAGVPAYDQANSQIRTTVGGNAHLGPETSTSKTLGFVYSPSFVEGLGLALDWWNVEIDDAIFSQTAQEVLDRCYRANDASACALQTRASDGQISNLLVTSLNVGTYEVEGFDFNVSYQLPETKFGKFGIDWDSTYLTKYYVDVNGDGEVTDDPVSGEGGNRVGEYRNRDNQWRIRSNLATNWAYGDYGLTANLRYYSSQTESCASLPVSSTQIPLLCSDPGRITAAGARPENRIPSVTYTDVSGYVNVPWNARITLGINNIFDRDPPRSASTSANSYDPQYEVPGQFVYMRYAQKF
- the rpmG gene encoding 50S ribosomal protein L33, translated to MASKRDKIRLISSAGTGHFYTTDKNKKNTPNKMEVKKYDPVVRKHVMYKEGKIK
- the rpmB gene encoding 50S ribosomal protein L28 → MARVCQVTGKRTTTGNNVSHAMNKTRRRFLPNLHERRFWVASENRWVKLRVSSAALRTIDKNGIDAILADLRARGEKI
- a CDS encoding DUF885 family protein is translated as MRRSRLRATTRSLSVKPLLAALLSGHLALASLAAHAGPADTRFEAIYNQEWKWRQEQTGAADEDNDGSSDQHKLPSVDAASQGARLKVWEDVLKRLDGIDTARLSPQNRINFAVYKAQVENLAADVRLHGYEMPFNSDSSFWSNLGFMTRRQMRTAEDYRAYTDRLADVPRYFDQQIDNMRAGLARGFSVPRAVLDGRDVSIAAVAEVTDPQQSSFYEPFKRMPATIPADEQARLRAAGAAAIRDRMVPAYAKLLTFFREEYVPQARTTLGASQMPDGEAYYRQQIREYTTLDLDPEQIHQIGLDEVARIQAEMETIIKQVGFKGPPKENTFAAFLRFLRTDKQFYATTPQALLDRAAWISKRVDGEIGKFIGTLPRGRFTIVPVPADIAPFWTSGRGGAGTYWLNTYDLPSRPLYNLPALTLHESSPGHALQGSLAKEQGDLPAFRRETYISAYGEGWGLYSERLGKEMGIYETPYEDFGRLTYEMWRACRLVIDTGIHHKGWTRDQALAYLRDRTALSEHEVTTEVDRYISWPGQALSYKLGEITIVRLRAEAEKALGSRFDIKAFHDALLSQGSVPLPVLEEQVRAFIAKSAEKTAKAG
- a CDS encoding lipid-A-disaccharide synthase N-terminal domain-containing protein, whose translation is MSVDFMNQSISWLEWTGLHMSPWKIIGLTGALMFGGRWLVQFIASRKHGKPVIPRLFWYMSLVGSVMTLSYFVFSQKQDSVGVIQNLFPAFTAAYSLYLDIKHRGWHRDRASH
- a CDS encoding glycosyltransferase family 2 protein; this encodes MTANPKLSVVVPVFNERDNVAPLVHEITAALRGRTDFEIVYIDDHSRDDTLQVLQVLKAEVPELRVIQHVTQSGQSTAVRNGVKAARGEWIATLDGDGQNDPADIPKLLDKRDGSDAGEGIKLFAGWRVNRQDSGSKRWASRWANAIRSRMLRDDTPDTGCGIKLFERAAFLDLPYFDHMHRYLPALMQRAGWKTVSVPVNHRPRSAGVSKYNNLNRALVGISDLRGVAWLIKRGKVTAVRELS